A genomic window from Maridesulfovibrio sp. includes:
- a CDS encoding NAD(P)/FAD-dependent oxidoreductase, whose protein sequence is MNTLVGWNFAKAAHVAGDGMYDAVVVGAGLGGLTCAAYLARHGFKVLLLEQYNIPGGYATSFSRYTDSGKFTCEVSLHSSVLKAGSTKKILKDLDVWNKLTFVDHPHAWCSNFTDFKLEVPAKCGLNGFHKQLLNLFPDEAKGLAEYFKLWNGVMADCDQLNHGVSSSQKKSFPEMFPFLWEIHDKTVAQIIDARISNQKLKAVLAQSCGYYGLPPSRLSAFYYLLPTGNYLEHGGSYIKGTSQALSDALAESITNAGGEIIYGSRVKEVLIEKNKAVGVKTSDGSVFKSRTVVCNANVPQLYNDLLPKGILPVKEREKIETYSDSPSSFIVWLGLDRNISSDFKLPEVSYYSSYDLDAIYRESMMCNFENEGLSIMAYDNLIPGFSPKGCSSICLVKLCGYDLWKPLEKEYEQSNRPNYLKLKNELTEQLISRAEELAIPGLSKMIVMQESATPLTNRRYTLNASGSVYGFNQSLNNSFMTRISNKTPVSGLFLASAWGNPGGGYGGVLAGGKQAFKDVVEALS, encoded by the coding sequence ATGAATACTCTTGTCGGTTGGAATTTTGCTAAAGCAGCTCATGTTGCCGGAGATGGTATGTATGACGCTGTGGTGGTTGGAGCCGGGTTAGGCGGGCTTACCTGTGCTGCATATTTAGCGAGGCACGGTTTTAAAGTGTTGTTGCTTGAGCAGTACAATATTCCCGGTGGATATGCGACGTCGTTTTCCAGATATACTGACAGTGGTAAATTTACCTGCGAAGTCTCTCTGCATTCTTCTGTTTTGAAGGCAGGGTCCACCAAAAAGATTTTAAAAGATCTTGATGTCTGGAATAAGCTTACATTTGTGGATCATCCACATGCTTGGTGTTCGAATTTCACTGATTTTAAATTGGAAGTTCCTGCTAAATGTGGATTAAACGGTTTTCATAAACAATTATTGAATCTGTTTCCTGATGAAGCAAAAGGCCTAGCAGAGTATTTCAAACTTTGGAATGGTGTTATGGCTGATTGTGACCAGTTGAACCATGGTGTGTCTAGCTCACAGAAAAAGAGCTTTCCTGAAATGTTTCCATTTTTATGGGAAATTCATGATAAAACTGTGGCCCAGATTATTGATGCACGCATTAGTAACCAAAAACTTAAGGCGGTACTGGCACAGAGCTGTGGCTATTACGGTCTTCCACCGTCCCGGTTGTCAGCTTTTTACTACCTTTTACCTACTGGGAATTATCTTGAGCACGGTGGTAGTTACATAAAAGGAACTTCTCAAGCTTTGTCCGATGCTCTTGCTGAATCGATCACTAATGCTGGCGGGGAGATCATTTACGGTTCACGTGTTAAGGAAGTTTTGATTGAAAAGAATAAAGCTGTTGGCGTAAAAACTTCTGATGGCAGTGTTTTTAAATCAAGGACTGTTGTTTGTAATGCGAATGTTCCTCAGCTTTATAATGATCTTTTACCGAAAGGCATTCTTCCCGTAAAAGAACGTGAGAAGATCGAGACTTATTCTGATAGTCCCTCAAGTTTTATAGTCTGGCTTGGACTTGACCGAAATATTTCTTCAGATTTTAAATTACCTGAAGTTTCATATTACAGCAGCTATGATCTTGATGCCATTTACCGGGAATCAATGATGTGTAATTTTGAAAATGAAGGCCTTTCTATAATGGCTTATGATAATCTTATTCCGGGATTTTCGCCAAAGGGGTGTTCAAGTATCTGCCTTGTAAAGTTATGCGGGTATGATCTATGGAAACCTTTGGAGAAGGAATATGAACAGAGTAACCGTCCCAATTATCTCAAGTTGAAAAATGAACTTACGGAACAATTGATATCACGTGCTGAAGAACTTGCCATTCCCGGTTTATCCAAAATGATTGTGATGCAGGAAAGTGCTACTCCCTTGACTAATCGTAGATACACTCTAAATGCTTCCGGATCAGTATACGGTTTTAATCAGAGCCTGAATAATTCCTTCATGACCCGTATATCCAATAAAACCCCGGTGTCGGGTTTGTTTCTGGCAAGTGCCTGGGGAAATCCAGGTGGAGGTTATGGCGGTGTTCTTGCTGGCGGTAAGCAGGCTTTTAAGGATGTCGTTGAGGCGTTAAGTTAG
- a CDS encoding DUF6573 family protein produces MIYSYTRKQAIEDENLIDVTGQAKETGFKVPVAVSLNLYSSGAVGFW; encoded by the coding sequence ATGATCTATTCCTATACTCGTAAACAGGCGATTGAAGACGAAAACCTTATCGATGTGACCGGGCAGGCCAAGGAAACCGGATTCAAGGTTCCAGTAGCTGTGTCGTTGAACCTGTACAGTAGTGGAGCAGTGGGGTTTTGGTGA
- a CDS encoding cytidylate kinase-like family protein: MSIITISRGSYSRGKEIAEKVAEIMHYSCVSRDLLLESSKEFDIPEVKLVRALHDSPSILERFTHGKEKYLAHIRSSLLQHAQKDNLVYHGLAGQYFLSNIPHIFKVRITANMEDRVCEESQRENISKDQARYILKKDDEERRKWGLQVYGIDTWDSRLYDMVLHIGALSVDDAVNIICNTVQKDAFKITAEDKKYIDNIAIASYVQVGIIQIASHALVSCDEGHVTIHFPQPISSFSNKQLDNIKAIAMKIDGVNSVTLLGADARQHNMVNPFHNIN; the protein is encoded by the coding sequence ATGTCCATAATTACTATTTCAAGAGGATCTTACAGTCGCGGAAAAGAGATAGCTGAAAAAGTAGCTGAAATTATGCATTACAGCTGTGTTTCCCGAGATCTTCTTTTGGAATCATCGAAGGAGTTTGACATACCGGAAGTAAAGCTGGTCAGGGCCCTTCATGATTCTCCTTCAATTCTTGAACGGTTTACACATGGAAAGGAAAAGTATCTGGCGCATATTCGCAGTTCTCTTCTGCAGCATGCCCAGAAGGATAATCTTGTATATCACGGCTTGGCGGGACAATATTTTTTATCCAATATTCCACATATTTTTAAAGTCAGGATTACTGCGAATATGGAAGATAGAGTCTGTGAAGAAAGTCAGAGAGAAAACATATCTAAAGATCAGGCCAGATATATATTAAAAAAAGATGACGAAGAGCGCAGAAAATGGGGGCTTCAGGTTTACGGTATCGATACATGGGACAGCAGGCTTTACGATATGGTTCTCCATATCGGAGCACTGTCGGTTGATGATGCTGTAAATATAATCTGCAATACAGTTCAAAAGGATGCTTTTAAAATTACTGCTGAAGATAAAAAGTATATCGATAACATAGCCATAGCTTCATATGTTCAGGTCGGAATCATACAAATTGCTTCTCATGCTTTGGTGTCATGTGATGAAGGTCACGTAACTATACATTTTCCACAGCCGATAAGCAGTTTCAGCAACAAGCAACTTGATAATATCAAAGCCATCGCAATGAAAATTGACGGGGTGAACTCTGTAACTCTTCTCGGGGCTGATGCAAGACAGCACAACATGGTTAATCCGTTCCATAACATTAATTAA
- a CDS encoding methyl-accepting chemotaxis protein — protein sequence MRSLSSKFLIPTLVLIIVCLFTMSSLVYRKSVNSSSAAAESLNVAKLANTVSLIDIWLDGLEQKLAAISKFKEIVDSASNGISDKEAQREAVSVLKDMVGGQNIVPRMNLMDINGIVTASSKTKSIGNNYSDRAYFKAAAAGSPYLSNVIIGRTSGAPVLMASHPVKKDGKVVGVVALVIEISAFAQKFIDNITVGKTGYIYISSDDGLVIVHKDKKLIAKLNLANEFEWGREIVSKGDGVVEYDYNGERCLTYFTKSEKTGWIICSTAPVSEFFSESRSIGIFIISSAIVIMFVIGLGVFFILKMNVVVPVKGIVDVASKISEGDLETNLQVDRNDEIGLLQTSLLKMVERLREMIASAEEKTELAREESQKAQIATQEAEEARKQAERAKAEGMLAAANHLEGIVEQVTSASEELSSQIEESARGSKIQLERTSESATAMEEMNASVLEVAKNASQAAESAMDAKGQAEDGGKIVGDVVASIDSVNEASVKMVEGLNVLGDQAEDISKVVTVITDIADQTNLLALNAAIEAARAGEAGRGFAVVADEVRKLAEKTMEATQEVEQSVRGIQSGTRANIEEMDNAAKLISQSKEHAGKAGESLQIIVENIESTADQVRAIATASEEQSAASEEINRGSDEVNRIAMETSEAMQQSMTAVSDLARLTGDLQKLIDELKDV from the coding sequence ATGCGTAGTTTATCATCTAAATTCCTTATTCCGACTTTGGTTTTGATCATCGTATGTCTGTTCACGATGTCTTCGTTGGTCTATCGGAAATCGGTTAATTCGTCCTCAGCAGCAGCAGAATCGCTGAATGTTGCTAAGCTTGCTAATACCGTATCATTAATTGATATTTGGCTTGATGGTCTTGAACAAAAGCTTGCCGCAATTTCAAAATTTAAGGAAATTGTCGATTCTGCAAGTAACGGTATTTCAGATAAAGAAGCGCAACGAGAAGCTGTTTCTGTGCTTAAAGATATGGTCGGAGGACAAAATATCGTTCCACGTATGAATCTTATGGATATTAATGGTATTGTTACAGCTTCTTCAAAAACAAAATCAATCGGTAATAATTATTCAGATCGTGCTTATTTTAAAGCTGCTGCTGCGGGAAGTCCGTATTTATCAAATGTTATTATAGGTAGAACGTCAGGAGCTCCTGTTCTAATGGCTTCTCATCCAGTAAAAAAAGATGGTAAAGTTGTAGGAGTTGTTGCTTTAGTAATTGAAATTAGTGCCTTTGCACAGAAATTTATTGATAACATAACTGTTGGTAAGACAGGGTATATTTATATATCAAGTGATGATGGATTAGTTATAGTTCATAAAGACAAAAAATTGATTGCAAAGCTCAATCTGGCTAATGAATTTGAGTGGGGAAGAGAGATTGTAAGCAAAGGCGATGGCGTTGTTGAGTACGATTATAACGGAGAACGTTGTTTAACATATTTTACTAAATCAGAAAAAACAGGATGGATTATTTGTTCTACAGCTCCTGTTTCCGAATTTTTTAGCGAGTCGCGTTCGATAGGCATATTTATCATATCGTCGGCAATAGTTATTATGTTTGTTATCGGGTTGGGGGTATTTTTCATTCTAAAAATGAATGTGGTTGTTCCGGTAAAAGGCATTGTGGATGTTGCTTCAAAAATTTCTGAAGGAGACTTAGAAACGAATCTGCAAGTTGATCGTAACGATGAAATTGGTCTGCTCCAGACAAGTCTATTGAAGATGGTTGAGCGGCTTCGTGAAATGATTGCAAGTGCAGAAGAGAAGACTGAGCTCGCTCGGGAAGAGTCGCAAAAAGCCCAAATTGCCACTCAGGAAGCTGAAGAAGCCCGCAAACAGGCAGAGCGGGCTAAGGCTGAAGGAATGTTAGCGGCAGCTAATCATCTTGAAGGTATTGTTGAACAAGTTACTTCTGCGTCAGAAGAGCTTTCTTCCCAGATAGAGGAATCTGCTCGAGGCTCTAAAATTCAGCTTGAACGCACTTCTGAATCAGCTACTGCAATGGAAGAAATGAATGCTTCAGTGCTTGAAGTTGCCAAAAATGCATCGCAGGCTGCGGAAAGTGCAATGGATGCTAAAGGTCAAGCTGAAGATGGAGGAAAGATTGTCGGTGACGTTGTCGCCTCAATTGATTCAGTAAACGAAGCTTCCGTCAAAATGGTGGAAGGGTTGAACGTACTTGGAGATCAGGCAGAGGATATTTCCAAGGTTGTCACTGTAATTACCGACATTGCAGACCAAACGAACCTGCTTGCACTCAACGCAGCTATTGAAGCTGCTCGGGCCGGAGAAGCAGGACGAGGCTTTGCAGTTGTTGCTGATGAAGTTCGTAAGTTGGCTGAAAAAACAATGGAGGCTACTCAAGAAGTAGAGCAGTCAGTTCGAGGTATTCAGTCCGGCACCCGCGCGAATATTGAAGAAATGGACAATGCGGCCAAGCTGATTTCTCAAAGTAAGGAACATGCTGGTAAAGCTGGTGAAAGTCTTCAGATAATTGTTGAAAATATTGAATCAACCGCTGATCAGGTTCGAGCTATTGCTACAGCAAGTGAAGAACAATCTGCTGCAAGTGAGGAGATCAATCGTGGTTCTGATGAAGTAAACCGTATTGCGATGGAGACATCCGAGGCTATGCAGCAATCAATGACTGCTGTCTCCGATCTTGCTCGATTGACGGGGGATCTTCAAAAACTCATTGATGAGCTTAAAGATGTTTAA